The proteins below come from a single Asanoa ferruginea genomic window:
- a CDS encoding glycoside hydrolase family 13 protein encodes MEQGQFAANADEADAGWWRDAVIYQVYVRSFADSNGDGIGDLAGLRDRLPYLRDLGVDAIWLTPFYRSPMIDGGYDVTDYRTVDPMFGDLDDFDAMMTDAHALGLRVIVDVVPNHTSSAHVWFQAALAAPPGSPERERYMFRDGRGPDGAEPPNDWESIFGGDAWTRVPDGQWYLHIFDPEQPDLNWDLPEVRAEFEDILRFWLDRGVDGFRVDVAHGNVKAPGLPDVGYSSKTGRNQRQSRLLEGTALPYFDQDGVHEIYRSWRQILDSYPGGRMAVAEAWASTPERLARYVGPDELHQVFNFDFLHATWTVDSFRKVIDTALAEATLVGAPTTWVLSNHDKRRHVTRYGGGEAGLRRGRAAALMMLALPGVAYLYQGEELGLEEVLDIPDELRQDPAFRRTGESRDGCRVPLPWSGAAAPYGFGTGGGWLPAPATWAGCTVAAQDGVAGSTLELYRAALRLRRSEATLGGGELTWLQAEPGVLAFRRGELSCVVNLGSEPVDVSRYGAPILTTEALDGDFLPVDAAAWLKPVRLG; translated from the coding sequence ATGGAACAGGGGCAATTCGCTGCCAATGCGGATGAAGCAGACGCTGGCTGGTGGCGAGACGCCGTCATCTACCAGGTCTACGTGCGCAGTTTCGCCGACTCCAACGGCGACGGCATCGGCGATCTAGCCGGTCTCCGCGACCGCCTGCCCTATCTGCGCGACCTCGGCGTGGACGCGATCTGGCTCACGCCGTTCTATCGCTCCCCCATGATCGACGGCGGCTACGACGTCACCGACTACCGCACCGTCGACCCGATGTTCGGCGACCTCGACGACTTCGACGCGATGATGACCGACGCACACGCGCTCGGCCTGCGGGTGATCGTCGACGTGGTGCCCAACCACACGTCGAGCGCGCACGTCTGGTTTCAGGCCGCGCTGGCCGCGCCGCCGGGATCGCCCGAGCGGGAGCGCTACATGTTCCGCGACGGCCGCGGCCCCGACGGCGCCGAGCCGCCGAACGACTGGGAGTCGATCTTCGGCGGCGACGCCTGGACCCGGGTCCCGGACGGCCAGTGGTACCTGCACATCTTCGACCCCGAGCAGCCCGACCTGAACTGGGACCTGCCCGAGGTGCGGGCCGAGTTCGAAGACATCCTGCGGTTCTGGCTCGACCGGGGCGTCGACGGCTTCCGGGTCGACGTCGCGCACGGCAACGTGAAGGCGCCCGGGCTGCCCGACGTGGGCTACAGCAGCAAGACCGGTCGCAACCAACGGCAGAGCCGGCTGCTCGAGGGCACCGCGCTGCCCTATTTCGACCAGGACGGCGTACACGAAATCTATCGGTCCTGGCGCCAGATCCTGGACAGCTATCCAGGTGGGCGGATGGCGGTCGCCGAGGCGTGGGCATCGACGCCCGAACGGCTGGCCCGCTACGTCGGCCCCGACGAGTTGCACCAGGTCTTCAACTTCGACTTCCTGCACGCGACCTGGACCGTCGACTCGTTCCGCAAGGTGATCGACACCGCGCTCGCCGAGGCCACCCTGGTCGGCGCGCCCACCACCTGGGTGCTGTCCAACCACGACAAGCGGCGACACGTCACCCGCTACGGCGGCGGCGAGGCCGGCCTGCGCCGGGGCCGGGCCGCGGCGCTGATGATGCTCGCGCTGCCCGGCGTCGCCTACCTCTACCAGGGCGAGGAACTCGGCCTCGAAGAGGTGCTCGACATCCCCGACGAGCTGCGGCAGGACCCCGCCTTCCGGCGCACCGGTGAGAGCCGCGACGGTTGCCGGGTGCCGCTGCCCTGGTCCGGCGCGGCGGCGCCCTACGGGTTCGGAACGGGCGGCGGCTGGCTGCCGGCGCCGGCGACCTGGGCCGGCTGCACCGTCGCCGCGCAGGACGGCGTCGCCGGCTCGACGCTGGAGCTCTACCGGGCGGCCCTGCGCCTGCGCCGCAGCGAGGCGACGCTGGGTGGCGGCGAGCTGACCTGGCTACAGGCCGAGCCGGGCGTGCTCGCGTTCCGCCGCGGCGAGCTGAGCTGCGTGGTCAATCTGGGCAGCGAACCGGTCGACGTGTCCCGCTACGGCGCGCCGATCCTGACCACCGAAGCGCTCGACGGAGATTTTCTGCCGGTCGACGCGGCCGCCTGGTTGAAACCGGTGCGACTGGGGTAA
- a CDS encoding TetR/AcrR family transcriptional regulator, translating to MPRVSEAHLAARRQQILDAAQRCFTRDGFHNTSMQDVIAEAGLSVGAVYRYFKSKNDLITSIAESVVGAASAMFEELAEHEPALSPAEAVERAIEFVERQTGPDGLMRIALQVWAEAMRDPTLAAFVFDAYSRMRGHFTLLASRARDAGKLPADADVEAVGAVLFGMVPGYALQRILSAGPDPKTYLSGLRALTS from the coding sequence ATGCCACGCGTCTCCGAAGCCCACCTCGCCGCCCGCCGCCAGCAGATCCTCGACGCCGCGCAGCGTTGCTTCACTCGCGACGGCTTCCACAACACCTCGATGCAGGACGTGATCGCCGAGGCCGGCCTCTCGGTCGGCGCGGTCTACCGCTACTTCAAGAGCAAGAACGACCTGATCACCTCGATCGCCGAGTCGGTGGTCGGCGCCGCGTCGGCGATGTTCGAGGAACTCGCGGAGCACGAGCCGGCACTGTCGCCCGCCGAGGCAGTCGAGCGGGCGATCGAGTTCGTCGAGCGGCAGACCGGCCCCGACGGCCTGATGCGGATCGCCCTACAGGTCTGGGCCGAGGCGATGCGCGACCCCACCCTGGCCGCCTTCGTCTTCGACGCCTACAGCCGGATGCGCGGCCACTTCACGCTGCTGGCCAGCCGCGCCCGCGACGCCGGCAAGCTGCCGGCCGACGCCGACGTCGAAGCGGTCGGCGCCGTGCTGTTCGGGATGGTCCCCGGCTACGCGCTCCAGCGCATCCTGTCGGCCGGCCCCGACCCGAAGACCTACCTCTCCGGGTTACGCGCCCTCACTTCCTGA
- a CDS encoding LacI family DNA-binding transcriptional regulator — MRARLSDIALRAGVSEATVSRVLNDKPGVSPDTRESVLAALDALGLERPARLRRRSAGLVGLVVPELNNPIFPEFAQTIESALAQRGYTLVLCTQTPGGATEDEYVEILLDRQVNGIVFVSGLHADATGDHERYRRLVARELPIVLVNGYVPDLAAPFVSPDEQAAAELAVSYLATLGHRRIGLISGPDRFLPVRRKIEGYRAAMRAQGYFSDAELDGLISLSLFGVEGGEAATHRLLDAGVTGIVCGSDMMALGAIRCARRRGLRVPDDVSVVGYDGSPLMAFTDPPLTTVRQPVEAMAVAAVRALVDEIEGHAAPHSEYLFRPELVVRSSTGTARTH; from the coding sequence ATGCGTGCCCGCCTTTCCGACATCGCGCTCCGCGCGGGGGTCAGCGAGGCGACCGTCTCCCGGGTGCTCAACGACAAGCCGGGAGTGAGTCCGGACACCCGGGAAAGCGTCCTCGCCGCTCTCGACGCGCTCGGCCTGGAGCGCCCCGCCCGGCTGCGCCGGCGCAGTGCGGGCCTGGTCGGGCTGGTGGTGCCGGAGCTCAACAACCCGATCTTCCCGGAGTTCGCACAGACCATCGAGTCGGCGCTGGCCCAGCGCGGCTACACGCTGGTGCTGTGCACCCAGACCCCGGGCGGGGCGACCGAAGACGAATACGTCGAGATCCTGCTCGACCGCCAGGTCAACGGCATCGTCTTCGTCTCCGGCCTGCACGCCGACGCGACCGGCGACCATGAGCGCTACCGCCGGCTGGTCGCCCGGGAACTGCCAATCGTGCTGGTCAACGGCTATGTGCCGGATTTGGCCGCGCCGTTCGTCTCCCCCGACGAGCAGGCCGCCGCCGAGCTCGCCGTCTCCTACCTGGCCACGCTCGGGCACCGGCGGATCGGCCTGATCAGCGGGCCCGACCGGTTCCTGCCGGTGCGCCGCAAGATCGAGGGCTACCGCGCCGCGATGCGGGCACAGGGCTACTTCTCCGACGCCGAGTTGGACGGGCTGATCTCGCTCTCGCTCTTCGGTGTCGAGGGCGGCGAGGCGGCCACCCACCGGCTTCTCGACGCCGGCGTCACCGGCATCGTCTGCGGTTCCGACATGATGGCGCTCGGCGCGATCCGCTGCGCCCGGCGCCGCGGGCTGCGGGTGCCCGACGACGTGTCGGTGGTCGGCTACGACGGTTCGCCGCTGATGGCGTTCACCGACCCGCCGCTGACCACGGTGCGGCAGCCGGTCGAGGCGATGGCGGTCGCGGCGGTGCGGGCGCTGGTCGACGAGATCGAAGGGCACGCCGCGCCGCATTCGGAGTATCTGTTCCGTCCGGAGCTGGTCGTCCGTTCGTCGACCGGGACCGCCAGGACGCACTGA
- a CDS encoding BMP family lipoprotein — protein sequence MRIVGILAVGGLMAGLAACGDAPESSSGTGDSSAAPAAGDYKTCMVTDIGGIDDRSFNASAWKGLQDAKADSDKLATPKNVSSKAEADYVPNLTQFAQQDCNFVLAVGGLMGDATKQVATANASKQFAIVDAAIPGATNVYPMQFDTAQAAFLAGYLSAGYSKSKKVATYGGLKIPPVTIFMDGFADGVAYWNQQKNDNVQVLGWDKAKQNGSFAESFTDQGKGKALSDGFVAQGADVIMPVAGGTGLGTAANAGSKYSVVWVDVDGCESAQQYCSSFLTTVVKNIPEAVKEAAVKGADSTGMLTGSYLGTLENNGVSIAPYHEYDSKVSPELKGEVDKLKADIIAGTVKVTSPAQPK from the coding sequence ATGCGGATCGTCGGGATACTTGCGGTGGGCGGCCTTATGGCGGGCCTCGCCGCGTGTGGTGACGCTCCGGAAAGCAGCAGTGGCACCGGCGACAGCAGTGCCGCCCCTGCTGCCGGCGACTATAAGACGTGCATGGTCACTGACATCGGTGGCATCGACGACCGGTCGTTCAACGCGTCGGCGTGGAAGGGCCTGCAGGACGCCAAGGCCGACAGCGACAAGCTGGCCACGCCGAAGAACGTCTCGTCCAAGGCCGAGGCCGACTACGTGCCCAACCTGACGCAGTTCGCGCAGCAGGACTGCAACTTCGTCCTGGCCGTTGGCGGTCTGATGGGCGACGCGACCAAGCAGGTCGCGACGGCCAACGCCAGCAAGCAGTTCGCGATCGTCGACGCGGCGATCCCGGGTGCGACCAACGTCTACCCGATGCAGTTCGACACCGCGCAGGCCGCGTTCCTGGCCGGCTACCTGTCGGCGGGTTACTCGAAGAGCAAGAAGGTGGCCACCTACGGCGGCCTCAAGATTCCCCCGGTCACGATCTTCATGGACGGGTTCGCCGACGGCGTCGCCTACTGGAACCAGCAGAAGAACGACAACGTCCAGGTGCTCGGCTGGGACAAGGCCAAGCAGAACGGCTCGTTCGCCGAGAGCTTCACCGACCAGGGCAAGGGCAAGGCGCTCTCGGACGGTTTCGTGGCGCAGGGCGCTGACGTGATCATGCCGGTCGCCGGCGGCACGGGCCTGGGCACCGCGGCCAACGCGGGCAGCAAATACTCGGTCGTCTGGGTCGACGTCGACGGTTGCGAGAGCGCGCAGCAATACTGCTCCTCGTTCCTGACCACGGTCGTCAAGAACATCCCCGAGGCGGTCAAGGAGGCGGCGGTCAAGGGTGCTGACAGCACCGGCATGCTGACCGGCTCCTACCTGGGCACGCTCGAGAACAACGGCGTCTCCATCGCGCCTTACCACGAGTACGACAGCAAGGTCAGCCCCGAGCTCAAGGGCGAGGTCGACAAGCTGAAGGCCGACATCATCGCGGGCACCGTCAAGGTGACCTCACCGGCCCAGCCCAAGTGA